The window GCGGATCGTTTGACGAGGTGGTATCAATCTTTACGTATCGGGATGAGAGAAAGCTATTCGCCGTAATCGGCGCGATCATCGCCGCTGGTCTCATCGCACTCGTTCAACTCGAATTCGCTCGCCAAGGCCGCCCGAGCCCACTCAGTAACGCAATAACCTCGACGTACGCGTATCTCGAGTTTGCAGTGGGCGCCTCGATTTCGGGGACTCGCGACGCGGCCGGATACGTCGTTGCGTTGCCGCAGCTCGAACGCGAAAACGCGCAGCTAAGCACCGAGGCGGACAAGCTTCAAACCGAAAACGCGACGCTGCGAGAGACGCTTGCGCGCGTACCCTCACGTGAAGCCGTACAGAACGCGGCCGCACTCTACCCGACTGGCATCCCTGCGCTCGTGATCGGCTTCGATCCCGAAAACAAATCGCAAGTCGTTACGGTGAACAAAGGCACGCGTTCGGGCGTCATGATCGACGACGGGGTCGTGAACGTCGACGGCGTGGTCGGACGTGTGATCGAAGCCGACGCACTCAGCAGCAAGGTACTTCTGATCACCGACTACACGAGCAACTTGCCGGCGATTCTGCAAAACGGGCGCTGGTGGGGGATCGCAACCGGGACGCTGACTCGCGTGAACTTACACTACGTTTCGCAGGATGCGCATCTGCACGTCGGCGATTCCGTCGTCACCGGTGAAGGCCGTTCGTTTCACGCCGGTCTCTTGATCGGACACGTCATGACGGTCACACAGATGCCCGCCGGTGCGCTAGACCAGCAAGCGATCGTCGAGCCTGCGGTCGCCTTCGGACGTCTCGCTCATGTTGTTATCCTTCCGAAATAGCGCGGCGCAAGCACACGCCGTCCGCGTTCCGACGCACTGGCGTGCGGCCGCGATTTGGCTGCTGGCGGCCGGCTTTTTTCAAGCCACGCTGGTACACTACATCGCATTCCGGGGGGTCGTGCCCAGCCTGATCTTTTTGGTCGTGGCAACGTACGCGCTGCGTGCCGGAGCCGCCGGCGCAATCATTCTCGGCGCGGCCGGCGGATTGCTTGAAGACGCGCTGTGCGGAAACACCGGCGCGGCGTGGACGATTGCGACGACAATTTCGGCGCTCGCCATTTCGGGCGCGGCACGCTTGACGTTCGCGGAATCACCCTCGATATTCGCTGCGATGGTCGTCGTCGCGGCACTCGTTCGCGAAGGATTGTACTGGGCCGTGCTTTCACTCGAAGGTTTCCAAGTCGGCCTCGGCATGCACTACACGAAGATCGCGATCGCCTCAGCCCTCTACACCGCGGTCATCGCGATGATCGTCATATGGGCGCGCTGGCGTTTCGTGTCGCGGTGAGCACTTGATCTACCGCGGCATCTCGCGCATGGGCGGATTCTTCTTCATCGTGACGTTCGCGATCGCGGCGATCATCGGCCGCTTGACGTACGTGCAACTGATCGACGGCAAGGTCTACGCTGCCGCCGCGCGTGCGAACCAAGTCCGCTTGATTCCCGTAGCCGCGCCGCGTGGATTGATCTTGGACCGCGACGACCGGATCATGGTGCGCAGCCGTCCGTCGTTCGTGGTTGCGCTCATACCCTCACAGGTCAAAGACATCAAGTCGACGATCGCCGATCTTTCCTCGACGCTGCAAATTCCGCAAAGCGAGCTTTTGCATCGGCTCTATCATCATCACGACGTCAACTACGAAAATTTCGCACAAGTCCAAACATACGAACCGTATGGTCCCGTGATCCTGGCGAGCGATCTGCACACCTCACAAATGGCACGCCTCGCCGAGCGGCAGCCGGATCTTGCCGGCGTCGATCTCGAAGAGCAGCCTGTTCGCAATTACCCGTACGGCAAGATGGCCGCCGACGTGTTTGGTTACGTCGGTCAGATTTCCGAAGAAGAATACGAAAAACGCAAGAGCGAACACTACACGCCGAACGACGTCGTCGGCAAGGACGGACTCGAGTACACCTACGACGCGTATCTGAAGGGCACGCCGGGCGGCCAGCAAGTCATGGTCAATGCCTGGGGCGCAGTCGTAGGCGACGAAAAGTTCGTCAAATCCAAGCCGGGCGACGTCCTTGTAACGACGATCGATCTGCGTTTACAACAGATCGCGCAACGCGCGCTCGCCGACGGACTGAAGTCGTGGGCCAAGACGCGTGGCGTCAAACGGCTTTCCGGGGCACTCGTGATCCTCGACCCGTACAGCGGCGGCGTTCTTGCAATGGCTTCGCTGCCGACCTTCGATCCGAACGACTTCGCAACGCCGATCTCATCGAACGAGTACGCACACTACATCCTCGACCCGCTGCGCCCGCTTTACAACCGCGCCATCGGCGCCGCGACACCGACGGGGTCGACATTCAAGATGGTCACCGGCTCCGGCGCCATCTCGAGCGGCGCCATCAAACCGCACCAAGTGCTCTATGACTCGGGGGCCTGGGATTGCCACGGCGTGCATTTCGTCGATCTTGCCGCCGGCGGTCTCGGAAATGCGGAGTTTACGGAGGCGCTCGCGGCGTCGAGCGACGGCTACTTCTACCAGCTCGGCGACCGCCTCGGTCACGCGCGCCTGCGCTACTACGCGCTCCAGTTCGGACTCGGCGCCATCAGCGGTATCGACTTACCCGGCGAGTACGCGGGAAATTGGCCGACCGACGAATGGACGCGCAAGGTGTACGGCGTCCCGCTGGAGCCAAGCGATGTCTGCCAGCTGGCAATCGGACAGGGCGCGATGCAAGCCACGCCGCTGCAGATGGCCAACGTCACCGCGACCGTCGCCAACGGCGGGACGCTCTACCGCCCGCACGTCGTCCAAGAGATTCGCACGCCGACCGGTTCCATCGTCAAGCGCTTCGATAATCAGGTCATTCGCGAAGTTCCGGTCACCAAAGAATCGCTCAAAGAGGTGCGGACCGGAATGGACCGCGTCACGAGCAACATCGGGACGGCGTACGGACTCGCGATTCCCGGCCTGCCCTATGGCGGCAAGACCGGAACGGTTCAAACCGACGGCGGCAATGGACCGAACACGACGTGGTTCGTTTGCTTCGCGCCCGCGAACCATCCGAAGCTCGCAATGGCGATCTTCGTCGAGCGTTCCGGCGGCTACGGCGCGAACGTCGCGGGGCCGATCGCCCAAAAAATCCTCGCGGAATACTTCCGCAAGAAGATCTAGCCCGTAGCGGCTACTGGCCTGTTTCTTGCGGGCTGGTGGCAGCCAGCGACGCGAGCAGATCGAGGACTTTCTTGTCCTCAGGCTCGTCGATGGGTGAATCGCGTGCGACGTCTTTTTGCGAGCGCAGATTCGTCGTGCGCTTACGCCACTCGACACGCGCGTCGGTCTCGTCGCGCAGGCGGCGCAGATAGTGATCGAGGGGCGTGAAGCGGCGTCCGTCATCCGAACGATTGAACTTCGCTTTCAGATCGTCTACGAGACGATACGTGTCGAACACGGAATCGATCAGGTTTTCCAAGCGCCGGTCGTACGGCAGCCAAAAGCGATTCGTTTGCAGATCTTGGAACACCCAGACGGAGATGTCCCCGAAGTTCATGATGTCGTCGATCATCATGCCGTCGAACGGCGGCCGCAGCTGAACGATCTTGTTCTCGCCGATAAAGCGGTCGCGCTGTTCGATCGGTGAGACGTCGCCGCTCGCCAGACGCTGTCCGTAGGCTTCGCGATCCTCACGAATGTTTTGTACGCGCCGCCACAAATCGCCGACGTCGGGACGCGAGTGAAACTTGTCGAGCCACTCCTGTGAGCCCGCACGTTCCTTTAACTCAACGGTTACGCGATGAATCGAACGGCGCAGCCAGTTCTCGAGCTCTTCTTCCCAGCGTTGACGCCGGCGGTACGTTGCTTGCGCGTTGACGACGTCTTGCGACGAACGCGCTGCAGCGTTATACAACCGGGATGCACGCCCGAAGCTGAACAGCCATTCAAAGAAACCGGGACGCTCGATTTGATTTCCGCGAACGTGACGCGGATACGACTCGGCGTAACCCTTGAGATTGCGCTCCGCAATCTTCTTGCGCTCCTCGAGCGCGTTCGCGGCAGCGGCGATCTCGGCGAGCACGCCCGCGCGCTTGCGCGTGTACGAAGCGCGTACCGCGCTTTCGGCGTGCGAAATCTCCGACCGTTCAAAGCGCGCCTTTGCAGCGTCATACTCTGCGATCGTGGCGGCGTCTTTTGCGAAGTCTGGTATGCCACCCGCGGCTCTTGGCTTTTCGCCTGAATCGACCGCGGTCGGTTCGACGCTTTCCACGGTGCGGCGCTTCCCTTCAGTGGGCGTCATCGCCTCCAAGCGGGGACCCGCTTGTGCTACGTCTCGCAATCCCGTAATAGGATTGCCGCAACCGCCGAAACCCGTGGGTCTGGGTCGGTGAGCGCGCCGCGTAGTGCATGCACCGCTGCGGGTCCGCGCGCGAGTCGCTCGAGCTCGCGAATCCTTTCGAACGGCGCGGTCCGCCTGCTTACCTGCTTCGATTCGTCGCGAACCGGGCTCAGCATCGCGATACCGAGCAACACCAAACCAATGATGACGAAGAACGAGGGGACGAATACGAGCTTCACGATCATACGCGCACTCCGGTCTCGCGTTCCATGACGGCGTCCAGTCGCGCATCGAGCGCGGGCTGCGCGGCAACGAGGGCATCGATGAGCGCAGCATCGTCGCGCAGACCCTCCAGGGTCGCACGCAGCACATTGCGATAGGCTACGAATTCCGGGTACTCTTCACGTTCGGACGCAAGCAGCTGCGTCGCGTGCGCCAACCGCGTCCCGAGCGTGCCGGGGACGATTCCGCACGCCTCCAGCGCATCCTCGGCGGCCGGATCGAGAACGTCGTCGGGAAGTACCGGATAGTGCGGCATTCGCAATTTGATCGCCAGGCGATCGAAGACGCTGCGGAGCGCTATCCGGCTCGCCGTCAAGTGCGAATCGAGCGCCGGATCCTCGCACGCGTCGGCGCACAGAACGGCCAGCGCCCAAAGATGGCGCATCAGACCCTCGAGGCCGCAGAGATAACTCACCATCGCCGTCTCGAGGCTCGCAGCCGACGTACGCCGCACGCGCGAGGTCGACGCGGCGAAAGCCGGCGGCGGTGCTAGCGACGGAATTGGGACCGCACGCAAGCCGACGCCCTCGACCGTGAACGGAAGTGTCGGCACCTCGCCGCAATCCGCGAGCCGCATCGACGGCGACTCGAAGAGCGATTCGCGTCCCTCACAGCACGCGCGGGCCAAAACGCTCATCGACGCGCCTTGCGCGTCCGCGACGGTCGCAAACTCGAGCCTCAATCCCGCGCCGCGGCGCAAGCCTTCGATCCGCATTCCGTCGCGCAACCAGAGCGGCGACGTACCGCCGCGTTCGAGAAGGCGCGCACCTTCGATGCGCGTGCTCCCCGGAAGATAGACGCCGCCGGCAACATGCAACGCGATCGTGAAATCCGCGTGTGAACCGCCGGCGTTTACTAAACGCAAGCACCAATCGATGCGCTGGCCAGGCTCGACGGCGAGGTCGGCGTAGTCGAGCGGCTCGATCGAGCCTTCGAGACGCGGATGGTTGCGTGCCGTGACGTGCGCCTCGCCGAGCTCGACGCCGGCGGTTGCGGTGCGGCACGCAATACGCAGAGACTGCGGCGTGCCGTCCAACGCCGATTCCGGAACGCGCGCGCAAATTCCGACTATCTTTCGCATCCCCGGATCGAGTGCAACCGGAAACTGAGCATCGAACGCAACCTCGCACAGCTCACCGCCCGCCTGTAGCGCAAGAATACTCTCTGATGCGCTTCCCGTGTTCGTGAGGATTGCGCGTCCGCGCACGACTTCGCCGGCGGCGGCTTCCGTATCGAAGAGCTCGATGCGATTCGCGTTCGGTGCAAACGCTGCAGCGCCGAAGACCGCGCAACGTGCGATCAGCTCGCGGCGTTCGCCATCGCAGTCGACCGATACGACGATCTCCACCTCACCTGGTTGCGACGTGTATACGTCGACGGAACGATCGTGGGTTTCATCGCGTAGCGACGCCGGCAATGAGAAATCGAGCTCGTTGCGGCGTTCGTTCCGAACATTCGTCCCGCCGTAAGCGAGCGTGACGGGTGCCGTCGTGCGAACCGCAAGGCTCGCGAGCTTGCTGCAATCATCGCCGTCGTTGTGAACGCGAATCCTCAGCGTTGTGCGCTGGCCGGCTTCGACCGTCGGTTGTTCGAGCACGACGTCCAATTCGAGCATACGCCCTCCTCATCTCGCAGGCGGCCGGTTCGGTCGCAGAGGCGCGCACCCTTCGATCAAAATTGCACGTCGCAGCGCGGCAAAGGCGGGGTACTTTCATTCGGAGAATTCGGCCATTATGACGACACTTGCTGCGTATCATGCCGGACTGCTGTGTGAAGCAGTCGATCGACTTGGAAGTGAAGCCGCGTTTGAAGTTCTCGCACGCGCGCGCGAGCTCGAAGCACAAGGACGCAGCGTCGTGCACCTCGAGATCGGCGAACCCGATTTCGACACACCGGAGCATATCAAGCGAGCCGGCATCCAAGCGATCGAACAAAACTATTCGCACTACACGCCGTCGGCCGGTATCCCCGAGCTGCGCGATGCGATCGCAACATTCGCTGCAAAGCTGCGCGGCATCGAGCCGTGGAAGCGCGAGAACGTCGTCGTTGGTCCCGGCGCAAAGCCGATCATTTGGAACACGCTCTCCGCGTTGCTCGATCCGGGCGACGAAATGGTGGCCGCCGATCCAAGTTATCCGGCGTACGCGTCATGCGCGTCCTATCTGCAGGCAAACCTCGTCCCGGTCAAGCTGCTCGAATCTAAAGATTGGCGGCTCGATCTCGACGAGCTTTCCGCAAAGGTGAGCAACCGGACCAAAGTCGTCGTGTTGAACTCACCGCACAATCCAACCGGCGGCGTCCTCGGTCTGGAAGATTTTCAAGTCGTCGCGGACCTCGCTCAGAAGTGGGGCTTCATCGTCATCTCCGATGAGATCTATTGCCGGACACTGTACGGCGGCACGTTTGTCTCGCTCGCGCAACTCGATGGGATGCGCGAACGCAGCGTGATCATCGACGGCTTCTCAAAAGCCTATGCGATGACGGGCTGGCGTCTCGGTTATGGAATCATGCCCGAAGAGCTTGCGCGCACGGTCTCGCTGTTCAACAACAACACGTTCTCATGCGTCGCCACGTTCGTGCAACGAGCCGGCATCGCGGCGCTGGGCGGACCCGACGAGCCGGTTCTCGAGATGACGGAGACGTTCCGAAAACGGCGCGACGAGATCATCGGCGGGATCAATTCGATTCCGGGCCTGCGCTGCAAATCACCCGAAGGCGCGTTCTACGCGTTCGTCAACGTGCAAGACATCACGCACGACGATCGTAAGCTTGCGACGTTCTTGCTCGAGGAAGGCGGCGTCGCGGGTCTGGGCGGTTCGTGCTTCGGTGAGGGAGGACGCGGTTACGTCCGCTTCTCCTATGCGAATTCGATCGAGAACATTCGCATCGCGCTCGACCGCATTCGCGAAGCACTCCCGAAATTTAACGGGTAGTTCGCTAGAGCAGCTTCATCGCGCGCTGCACGTCCGCAAGCGTTTGGCTTGCGACGATGCGCGCCTTTTCCGTGCCTTCCTTGATGATCTTCGCGATCGTCGCGTCGTCGATCGAGGCCCGCCGTTCGCGTATCGGCCGCAGGTACGCGTTGAGCTTTTCGGCGAGCTCGCTCTTGCAATCGACGCACCCGAGTGCACCGGAGCGGCAATTTTCCGCGATCCAGGCCGTGCGCGCTTCGTTAACGATTTGATGTAACGCGTAAACCGGACAGACTTCCGGCCGCCCGGGATCGTTGCGGCGAACTTTCTGCGGGTCCGTGAACATCGAGCGGACTTTTTTGGTCGTGGTCTCTTCATCGTCGGCGATGTCGATCGTGTTGCCGTAGGACTTGGACATCTTTCGTCCGTCCGTACCCGGGACCGCCGGAAACTCGGTCAGGAGCGCTTGCGGTTCGACCAGCGTATCGCCGTAGAGGCGATTGAAACGGCGCACGATCTCGCGTGCCAACTCGAGATGCGCGACTTGATCGCGTCCGACGGGAACTTTTTCGCCGCGAAAGATGGCGATATCGCACAGTTGCAAGAGCGGATAACCGAGGAACCCATAGGTTGCGATGTCGCCGCCGAGAGCTTCGATCTGTTCCTTATATGTCGGCGTTCGCTCGAGCCACGAGACCGGCGTAACCATTGAAAGCAGCACGTGCAGCTCGCTGATCTCGGGGACGCCGGACTGCAGATAGATCGTCGATTTGTCGGGATCGACGCCGGCTGCGATCCAATCGCGCACCATGTCCTCGCGCGCCGCACGAATCTCGTCGGGATGCTGGAAAAGCGTTGTGTACGCGTGCAAGTCCGCGATCTCAAAATACGCATCCGCGGTTCGCGACAGCTGCGCCCAATTCGTAAGCGCTCCGACTAAGTGACCGAGATGCAATCGGCCCGTCGAGCGCATTCCTGACATGACCCTCATTGATATCGCGCTCATTGATTTCGCGCCCGTTCGCGCATCACCACGGCCATACCCGTTCACCGTTCCACTGCGCGCTATTCGCAATCGCATCTCGGACGAGTGCGCGCGCGGCCGTGATCGCGTCAATCGTATTCTCACCACGCGCGAGATAGATCGCAATCGCAGCTGCGAGAACGCAGCCTGTGCCGCGCATTCCGCCGGGAAGTTGCGTCCCCGCAAACGTCGACGTCGTGCCGCCTGCATAGAGGACGTCGCTCGAATCTCCCTCGAGATGACCTCCGGTAACGAGCGCTGCGTGCGCGCGATCGCGTTCGACCAGCGTGTGGGCCGCGCCGGCCATCGTCGCGCGATCGTTGACCGGAAAGCCGCACAGACGCGAAGCCTCGGCGAGATTCGGCGTGACGAGCGTGCACAACGGGAAAAGCCGCTTGCGCAGCGCGTGGAGCGTTGCATCATCGGCGAAGACGAGACCTTCGCTGCTGGCGATGACCGGATCGCAAACGATCGGAACGCTCACGTCTTCGAGCTCCGAGGCAACGGCCTGGACGCTTTCCGGCGAAAGCAGCGCACCGACGCGGTACGCATCCGGTTTCGCAGCTCGAGTCGCGCGGATTTGCGCAGCGATAATTGCCGGATCGAGCGCCTCGGCTCGCCGTTCGCCCTCTCCTTGAGCGGAGATGCCCGCAATGACCATCACGTGACGCGTCTCGAGCCGCTGCGCTACTCGCGCGTCGAGACCGATGCCCGCGATGTTCCACGGATGCGTGGTTCCGATCGAAGCGAGCGTTAGC of the Candidatus Baltobacteraceae bacterium genome contains:
- the mreC gene encoding rod shape-determining protein MreC; amino-acid sequence: MVSIFTYRDERKLFAVIGAIIAAGLIALVQLEFARQGRPSPLSNAITSTYAYLEFAVGASISGTRDAAGYVVALPQLERENAQLSTEADKLQTENATLRETLARVPSREAVQNAAALYPTGIPALVIGFDPENKSQVVTVNKGTRSGVMIDDGVVNVDGVVGRVIEADALSSKVLLITDYTSNLPAILQNGRWWGIATGTLTRVNLHYVSQDAHLHVGDSVVTGEGRSFHAGLLIGHVMTVTQMPAGALDQQAIVEPAVAFGRLAHVVILPK
- the mreD gene encoding rod shape-determining protein MreD codes for the protein MLLSFRNSAAQAHAVRVPTHWRAAAIWLLAAGFFQATLVHYIAFRGVVPSLIFLVVATYALRAGAAGAIILGAAGGLLEDALCGNTGAAWTIATTISALAISGAARLTFAESPSIFAAMVVVAALVREGLYWAVLSLEGFQVGLGMHYTKIAIASALYTAVIAMIVIWARWRFVSR
- the mrdA gene encoding penicillin-binding protein 2 — protein: MIYRGISRMGGFFFIVTFAIAAIIGRLTYVQLIDGKVYAAAARANQVRLIPVAAPRGLILDRDDRIMVRSRPSFVVALIPSQVKDIKSTIADLSSTLQIPQSELLHRLYHHHDVNYENFAQVQTYEPYGPVILASDLHTSQMARLAERQPDLAGVDLEEQPVRNYPYGKMAADVFGYVGQISEEEYEKRKSEHYTPNDVVGKDGLEYTYDAYLKGTPGGQQVMVNAWGAVVGDEKFVKSKPGDVLVTTIDLRLQQIAQRALADGLKSWAKTRGVKRLSGALVILDPYSGGVLAMASLPTFDPNDFATPISSNEYAHYILDPLRPLYNRAIGAATPTGSTFKMVTGSGAISSGAIKPHQVLYDSGAWDCHGVHFVDLAAGGLGNAEFTEALAASSDGYFYQLGDRLGHARLRYYALQFGLGAISGIDLPGEYAGNWPTDEWTRKVYGVPLEPSDVCQLAIGQGAMQATPLQMANVTATVANGGTLYRPHVVQEIRTPTGSIVKRFDNQVIREVPVTKESLKEVRTGMDRVTSNIGTAYGLAIPGLPYGGKTGTVQTDGGNGPNTTWFVCFAPANHPKLAMAIFVERSGGYGANVAGPIAQKILAEYFRKKI
- a CDS encoding pyridoxal phosphate-dependent aminotransferase; the protein is MTTLAAYHAGLLCEAVDRLGSEAAFEVLARARELEAQGRSVVHLEIGEPDFDTPEHIKRAGIQAIEQNYSHYTPSAGIPELRDAIATFAAKLRGIEPWKRENVVVGPGAKPIIWNTLSALLDPGDEMVAADPSYPAYASCASYLQANLVPVKLLESKDWRLDLDELSAKVSNRTKVVVLNSPHNPTGGVLGLEDFQVVADLAQKWGFIVISDEIYCRTLYGGTFVSLAQLDGMRERSVIIDGFSKAYAMTGWRLGYGIMPEELARTVSLFNNNTFSCVATFVQRAGIAALGGPDEPVLEMTETFRKRRDEIIGGINSIPGLRCKSPEGAFYAFVNVQDITHDDRKLATFLLEEGGVAGLGGSCFGEGGRGYVRFSYANSIENIRIALDRIREALPKFNG
- the trpS gene encoding tryptophan--tRNA ligase; translation: MSAISMRVMSGMRSTGRLHLGHLVGALTNWAQLSRTADAYFEIADLHAYTTLFQHPDEIRAAREDMVRDWIAAGVDPDKSTIYLQSGVPEISELHVLLSMVTPVSWLERTPTYKEQIEALGGDIATYGFLGYPLLQLCDIAIFRGEKVPVGRDQVAHLELAREIVRRFNRLYGDTLVEPQALLTEFPAVPGTDGRKMSKSYGNTIDIADDEETTTKKVRSMFTDPQKVRRNDPGRPEVCPVYALHQIVNEARTAWIAENCRSGALGCVDCKSELAEKLNAYLRPIRERRASIDDATIAKIIKEGTEKARIVASQTLADVQRAMKLL
- a CDS encoding bifunctional hydroxymethylpyrimidine kinase/phosphomethylpyrimidine kinase, whose protein sequence is MGALTLASIGTTHPWNIAGIGLDARVAQRLETRHVMVIAGISAQGEGERRAEALDPAIIAAQIRATRAAKPDAYRVGALLSPESVQAVASELEDVSVPIVCDPVIASSEGLVFADDATLHALRKRLFPLCTLVTPNLAEASRLCGFPVNDRATMAGAAHTLVERDRAHAALVTGGHLEGDSSDVLYAGGTTSTFAGTQLPGGMRGTGCVLAAAIAIYLARGENTIDAITAARALVRDAIANSAQWNGERVWPW